One window from the genome of Candidatus Tanganyikabacteria bacterium encodes:
- a CDS encoding acyl-CoA dehydrogenase family protein → MLRAAVREFAAREVAPIAAEYDDRDEFPMHLWRRLGELGFLGVGFPEEHGGAGGGFQELQILGEELSYASFGMALSVFAHGVLACRPILALGTEEQKRRYLPGGLRGEKIGSWALTEPDAGSDVAGLKARAVRHGDHWLLNGAKMFCTNGNICDFVVVAAKTDPDKGMKGISLFIVDRSTPGLHVSRKLRKISCKASDTAEITFTDCRVPAGALLGPEGTGFYEALKTLEGGRVVASGAAIGIARAAMDAALGYAKERTAFGQPIGKFQAIAFKLADMATEIEAARCLGIKVAWLADSGQPCAREASMSKLFSSEMCRRVVNEALQVFGGYGLMMETDVQRYWRDAKLLEIGEGTSEIQRGVIAKYLGL, encoded by the coding sequence ATGCTCAGGGCGGCCGTCCGCGAGTTCGCGGCCCGGGAAGTGGCGCCGATCGCCGCCGAGTACGACGACCGGGACGAGTTCCCGATGCACCTGTGGCGGCGCCTTGGCGAACTCGGGTTCCTCGGGGTCGGCTTCCCCGAAGAGCACGGCGGAGCGGGGGGCGGTTTCCAGGAGTTGCAGATCCTCGGCGAGGAACTGTCGTACGCGTCTTTCGGCATGGCCCTGTCGGTGTTCGCTCACGGCGTCCTGGCTTGCCGGCCGATCCTGGCCCTGGGCACCGAGGAGCAGAAGCGCCGCTACCTCCCCGGGGGTTTGCGCGGCGAGAAGATCGGCTCGTGGGCCCTCACCGAGCCGGACGCGGGCTCCGACGTGGCTGGCCTCAAGGCCCGTGCCGTGCGGCATGGCGACCACTGGCTGCTCAACGGCGCCAAGATGTTCTGCACTAACGGCAACATCTGCGATTTCGTGGTCGTGGCGGCCAAGACCGACCCCGACAAGGGGATGAAGGGCATCAGCCTGTTCATCGTCGATCGGTCCACGCCCGGCCTGCACGTGAGCCGGAAGCTCAGGAAGATTTCCTGCAAGGCGAGCGACACGGCGGAGATCACCTTCACCGACTGCAGGGTGCCGGCCGGGGCCCTGCTGGGCCCCGAGGGGACCGGCTTCTACGAGGCCCTCAAGACGCTCGAGGGCGGCCGGGTGGTCGCCTCGGGCGCAGCCATCGGCATCGCCCGGGCGGCCATGGACGCGGCGCTGGGGTATGCCAAGGAGCGCACGGCCTTCGGGCAACCGATCGGCAAGTTCCAGGCGATCGCGTTCAAGTTGGCCGACATGGCCACCGAGATCGAAGCGGCGCGGTGCCTTGGCATCAAGGTGGCGTGGCTGGCCGATTCGGGGCAGCCCTGCGCCCGCGAGGCCTCCATGAGCAAGCTGTTTTCGTCCGAGATGTGCCGCCGCGTGGTCAACGAAGCCCTGCAGGTCTTCGGCGGTTACGGCCTCATGATGGAGACCGACGTCCAGCGGTACTGGCGCGACGCCAAGTTGCTGGAGATCGGCGAGGGCACCAGCGAGATCCAGCGGGGCGTCATCGCGAAGTATCTGGGGTTGTAA
- a CDS encoding ATP-dependent 6-phosphofructokinase, producing the protein MGGTAIRRIAVMTGGGDAPGLNAVIRGVAKTAMATFGWDVLGVRDGGEGLLASEFQPLSPEHIRGIAARGGTILGTTNRGNPFSYPVTENGQSRLVDRSHEAVENLRRQRIDALVAIGGDGGLRIAHRLAGLGVNVVGVPKTIDNDLLATDKTFGFETAVQTATDALDKIETTAEAHHRVMVVEVMGRDAGWIALHSGIAGSANVILIPEIPFDTDVVATFVAGRRARKKTYTIVVVAEGAHPVGEKQVFLEVDERTGIRRLGGVGNEVGKRIALKTGLETRVTILGHIQRGGSPTAADRVLATRYGVAAAHIAHEGKFDQMVALKGRDITSVPLSEVTRGLKLVEAGCQVVKTARDLGVCFGDVVPSLVATEA; encoded by the coding sequence ATGGGCGGCACGGCAATCAGGCGCATCGCGGTCATGACGGGCGGAGGAGACGCTCCCGGCTTGAATGCCGTCATCCGCGGCGTCGCCAAGACCGCGATGGCGACGTTCGGGTGGGACGTGCTCGGCGTGCGCGACGGCGGCGAGGGCCTGCTCGCGTCCGAGTTCCAGCCCCTTTCGCCCGAGCACATCCGCGGCATCGCGGCACGGGGCGGCACCATCCTGGGCACGACCAACCGCGGCAACCCGTTCTCCTATCCGGTCACCGAGAATGGCCAGTCGCGGCTCGTGGACCGTTCCCACGAGGCCGTCGAGAATCTGCGGCGGCAACGCATCGACGCCCTGGTCGCCATCGGCGGGGACGGCGGCTTGCGCATCGCCCACCGCCTGGCCGGCCTCGGGGTCAACGTGGTCGGCGTGCCCAAGACCATCGACAACGACCTGCTCGCCACCGACAAGACCTTCGGCTTCGAGACCGCGGTGCAGACCGCCACCGACGCCCTGGACAAGATCGAGACCACCGCCGAGGCGCACCACCGCGTCATGGTCGTCGAGGTGATGGGCCGGGACGCGGGCTGGATCGCGCTGCACAGCGGCATCGCGGGGTCGGCCAACGTGATCCTCATCCCCGAGATCCCGTTCGACACCGACGTGGTCGCCACGTTCGTCGCCGGGCGGCGCGCCCGCAAGAAGACCTACACCATCGTCGTGGTGGCCGAGGGCGCGCACCCCGTGGGGGAGAAACAGGTGTTCCTCGAAGTCGACGAAAGGACCGGTATCCGGCGCCTGGGCGGCGTCGGCAACGAAGTCGGCAAGCGCATCGCGCTCAAGACCGGGCTGGAGACGCGGGTCACCATCCTGGGCCACATCCAGCGCGGCGGCTCCCCCACAGCCGCCGATCGCGTGCTGGCCACGCGCTACGGCGTGGCGGCGGCCCACATCGCGCACGAAGGGAAGTTCGACCAAATGGTCGCCCTGAAAGGCCGCGACATCACCTCCGTGCCGCTCTCGGAGGTCACCCGCGGGCTCAAGCTCGTCGAAGCGGGCTGCCAGGTCGTCAAGACCGCCCGCGACCTGGGAGTGTGCTTCGGCGACGTGGTGCCGAGCCTGGTCGCCACGGAGGCCTAG
- a CDS encoding MogA/MoaB family molybdenum cofactor biosynthesis protein, which translates to MRLGVLTLSDAGAAGQREDVSGETIAALTAEFATLERRAVLRDDREQIAEQLESWSDEGLDLILTTGGTGLGPRDVTPEATADVIEFEVPGMAEAMRAASLPKTPMAMLSRAVVGVRGRTLIVNLPGSPRGVRECLEVLLPVLPHALEVLRGRGGDEALHGQP; encoded by the coding sequence GTGAGGCTGGGCGTCCTCACGCTTTCGGACGCCGGAGCCGCCGGGCAGCGAGAGGACGTCTCGGGCGAGACCATCGCGGCGCTCACCGCGGAGTTCGCGACGCTGGAGCGGCGCGCCGTCCTGCGGGACGATCGCGAGCAGATCGCGGAACAGCTCGAAAGCTGGTCGGATGAAGGCCTCGACCTGATCCTCACCACCGGCGGGACCGGCCTCGGGCCCCGGGACGTGACGCCGGAGGCCACGGCGGACGTCATCGAGTTCGAGGTGCCAGGCATGGCGGAGGCGATGCGGGCCGCCAGCCTGCCCAAGACGCCGATGGCCATGCTCAGCCGCGCCGTCGTCGGCGTCCGCGGTCGCACGCTCATCGTCAACCTGCCCGGCAGCCCGCGGGGCGTGCGCGAGTGCCTCGAAGTGCTGCTGCCCGTGCTGCCCCACGCCCTGGAAGTGCTGCGCGGCCGCGGCGGCGACGAGGCCCTGCACGGACAACCTTGA
- a CDS encoding glucose-6-phosphate isomerase codes for MARTRANAPLKQRPPRGAARAEVPAADGLRLDYNAMLPDLVGRAGINPADLAALRPLLEEVHRAIFTRSGRGNDFLGFLDLPGQPDEALDRVAATADRLARLGDRHVVLGIGGSYLGAKAVLDALGDPYRNERSRADRGGWPKLYFEGNNLDPDSLRHLLELLPAGRPTSLENDFTVNVISKSGTTLETAVAFRFLRQRLEQAYGREAARRIVATTDAARGLLHDMAVKEGYETFVIPDDVGGRYSVLTPVGLLPAAIAGVDVKELLRGARAMAARCQSDDLRRNPALLYAGLQYLSYKAGRGVSVMMSWGKALEGFAMWYDQLCAESLGKAEGGREPMSAVGTRDLHSRGQQLQQGPRNVVVTHLVVDRYPGDEVVCWDAADRDKLNYTAGKTVSQMLHGAYEATQYAYSRDRRPSMTLHFPELTAYTLGQAFYLFELATVAEGYLLGINPLDQPGVEDYKTFMFALLGRSDLGEARREFEGRPKGDPGNVV; via the coding sequence ATGGCCCGGACTCGCGCAAACGCCCCACTCAAGCAACGGCCACCGCGGGGCGCCGCGCGCGCCGAAGTCCCCGCCGCCGATGGGCTGCGCCTCGACTACAACGCCATGCTGCCCGACCTCGTGGGGCGCGCCGGTATCAATCCGGCCGACCTGGCGGCATTGCGGCCGCTCCTCGAGGAGGTGCACCGCGCGATTTTCACCCGCAGCGGCCGCGGCAACGACTTCCTTGGCTTCCTGGACCTGCCGGGGCAGCCGGACGAAGCGCTCGACCGGGTGGCCGCCACGGCCGATCGCCTGGCCCGGCTGGGCGATCGCCACGTCGTACTGGGCATCGGGGGCTCCTACCTGGGCGCCAAGGCCGTCCTCGACGCGCTGGGCGACCCGTATCGCAACGAGCGGTCGCGCGCCGACCGAGGGGGGTGGCCGAAGCTCTACTTCGAGGGCAACAACCTCGATCCCGACTCCCTGCGCCACTTGCTGGAACTCCTGCCTGCCGGCCGGCCGACCAGCCTTGAAAACGATTTCACGGTGAACGTGATCTCGAAGTCGGGCACGACGCTCGAGACCGCCGTCGCCTTCCGCTTCCTGCGCCAGCGACTCGAGCAGGCCTACGGCCGCGAGGCGGCCAGGCGCATCGTCGCCACGACCGACGCCGCCCGCGGACTCCTCCACGACATGGCCGTGAAGGAAGGCTACGAGACCTTCGTCATCCCCGACGACGTGGGCGGGCGGTACTCGGTGCTCACTCCCGTGGGCTTGCTGCCCGCCGCGATCGCCGGCGTCGACGTCAAGGAACTCCTGCGCGGCGCCCGGGCGATGGCCGCGCGCTGCCAGTCGGACGATCTGCGCCGCAACCCGGCGTTGCTCTACGCCGGCCTCCAGTACCTGTCGTACAAGGCCGGTCGCGGCGTGTCGGTCATGATGAGCTGGGGAAAGGCCCTGGAAGGCTTCGCCATGTGGTACGACCAGCTTTGCGCCGAGAGCCTGGGCAAGGCCGAAGGCGGGCGCGAGCCGATGTCGGCCGTGGGCACCCGCGACCTTCACTCTCGCGGCCAGCAGCTCCAGCAGGGGCCGCGCAACGTGGTGGTGACGCACCTCGTGGTGGATCGCTACCCGGGCGACGAAGTCGTGTGCTGGGACGCGGCGGATCGCGACAAGCTCAACTACACGGCCGGCAAGACGGTATCGCAGATGCTCCATGGCGCCTACGAGGCCACGCAGTACGCCTACTCCCGCGATCGGCGGCCGTCCATGACGCTGCACTTCCCGGAGCTCACGGCCTACACGCTGGGCCAGGCGTTTTACCTGTTCGAACTGGCCACCGTCGCGGAAGGCTACCTGCTCGGCATCAATCCGCTGGATCAGCCGGGCGTCGAGGATTACAAGACGTTCATGTTCGCGCTCCTGGGCCGGAGCGACCTGGGCGAGGCGCGCCGCGAGTTCGAGGGCCGTCCCAAGGGCGACCCGGGCAACGTCGTGTAG
- a CDS encoding type II secretion system protein, which yields MIRKSARRGFTIVEVTLAIVIGIILIAGATLIYNQAKQAAGNSRAQAKTSSMQSIVEQFLARSDGVPPDVLAVRAMWEKARSEDFNKSPWGGQCIPCAAGVTQNSVQVMGNVPSAGAYEVKGVLDGNTLTPDQTDINNAIISNPSPGNNEPPKPSLRGPTDPSYTGSAAGVMIYYRFMDARPYGMWDESRRDLIWGKGYAVAITNTGGERWYFIQMNRAGGTGASILNVGGQIGN from the coding sequence GTGATTCGCAAGTCTGCCCGCAGGGGCTTCACCATCGTCGAGGTGACTCTCGCGATCGTCATCGGCATCATCCTGATCGCCGGTGCGACGCTGATCTACAACCAAGCCAAGCAGGCCGCGGGCAATTCCCGCGCGCAGGCAAAAACCTCCTCGATGCAGAGCATCGTGGAGCAATTCCTCGCTCGTTCCGACGGCGTGCCTCCGGACGTCCTGGCCGTCCGCGCCATGTGGGAGAAGGCCCGCTCCGAGGATTTCAACAAGAGCCCATGGGGTGGCCAGTGCATCCCTTGCGCCGCGGGCGTCACGCAAAACAGCGTGCAGGTCATGGGTAACGTGCCGTCGGCCGGCGCCTACGAGGTCAAGGGCGTGCTGGACGGCAATACGTTGACGCCCGACCAGACCGACATCAACAACGCCATCATCTCCAACCCGTCGCCGGGAAACAACGAGCCGCCCAAGCCGTCGCTGCGCGGCCCGACGGATCCCAGCTACACCGGTTCGGCCGCCGGCGTCATGATCTATTACCGTTTCATGGATGCCCGCCCTTACGGCATGTGGGATGAGAGCCGCCGCGATCTCATCTGGGGCAAGGGCTACGCCGTCGCGATCACCAACACCGGCGGCGAGCGGTGGTACTTCATCCAGATGAACCGCGCCGGCGGCACGGGCGCCAGCATCCTCAACGTGGGTGGCCAGATCGGCAACTAA
- a CDS encoding tetratricopeptide repeat protein, with the protein MPRSWTSGGAPAAVRLALAAAASGDRMEALRLLHEAGRENPAAWEPPFHAGLLHIDQHEHDAAIEMFSLAARNAPGRPEPAVDLGVALWLAGQRRDAQTCWERAAALGESLVEATSNLGVAFAHRGMPAEALACFERAAGRHGAGAFAPSNLGAAYLERGMFSEAEACFRRAIARDADFSPAYRNLATLYLLRGQRTEATACLNRALAGRQSPEAAREGHTYALAVVRAEPARRAEGLPENLFE; encoded by the coding sequence ATGCCCCGCTCCTGGACCTCGGGAGGCGCCCCGGCCGCGGTGCGCCTTGCGCTGGCCGCCGCGGCTTCGGGAGATCGCATGGAGGCGCTGCGCCTCCTGCATGAAGCCGGCCGGGAAAACCCGGCGGCGTGGGAACCCCCATTTCACGCCGGCCTGCTGCACATCGATCAGCACGAGCACGACGCGGCGATCGAGATGTTCTCGCTGGCGGCGCGCAACGCGCCGGGGAGGCCCGAACCGGCCGTCGACCTGGGCGTCGCGTTGTGGCTGGCCGGCCAGCGCCGGGATGCGCAGACCTGCTGGGAGCGGGCGGCCGCGCTCGGCGAGTCCCTGGTGGAGGCGACCTCGAACCTCGGCGTGGCCTTTGCCCATCGAGGAATGCCGGCCGAGGCCCTGGCCTGCTTCGAACGGGCGGCCGGGCGGCATGGCGCCGGGGCCTTCGCCCCGAGCAACCTGGGGGCGGCCTACCTGGAGCGCGGGATGTTCAGCGAAGCCGAGGCGTGCTTCCGGCGGGCGATCGCCCGGGACGCCGATTTCTCCCCGGCCTACCGCAACCTCGCGACGCTCTACCTCCTGCGCGGCCAGCGAACCGAGGCCACGGCCTGCCTCAACCGCGCGCTGGCGGGCCGGCAATCGCCCGAGGCGGCCCGCGAAGGGCATACGTATGCGCTGGCCGTCGTGCGGGCCGAACCCGCCCGGCGCGCCGAGGGTCTGCCGGAAAATCTCTTCGAGTAA
- a CDS encoding tetratricopeptide repeat protein has translation MGALLVRRKLSRPRVSAPFFVREALRTSLYEGVKPHKRLTIVSAGPGYGKTSTVADYVSQSPLPSAWLNLDAYDRDLEPFFTYLVRGIEANWPGCRSQALPLLQAAADKAQAIPAAVGALCEELAEWAPDGAILVLDDFHAVEEATQIVEATQALVEYLPDNTQLVVISREVPALRLGQLRARRQLVELGVEQLRLGVPEIRRLVEALSGRTPDTEELERLYALTDGWAASVIMAATPAGPFNAAQADPAKPPATPTPGGPTRSPQADQAAPPGAGALAPQSGERAGHQQKTFLIYEYLAQEVFDQLSEDTRHFMLFTSLLPTIDLDLCEKALGLADAARHIATIRRKNLLLSRERENAIEFHYHPILRAFLQDRLSRDLPPDRTRALRQAAAAALAESAPADALDLHLDGQLWDEAEALLRRCARPAFVDAGRQDALMHLLERFPAAVRAGSAWLQLLEGEILRLRGEYDQALDRLEAAEGLARQAGDASARGQALALQAACLGSRGNPRFTARAREALAALPPEDAAGLALAHNALGLGLQAEDPDAALSHLEAALEHYRRTGDVAGRIKVLHNLGLFHTRRGDFDQALAMYGESLRQAADAGRHASPATHANLANVQIYQGRFAEAWAAAGRGLDLAQLLGFRREEGWCYLTLAMAAKGDGDLAKATGYAEAARGAAIALGDRALEAQAVAALAEVALQGGAPERAWELAGQAIAIRGLPPDDPALADFKIPSGRILLALGKPAEAAAMLVAARDALAGSHTAYRQAQVHLLLAQVQDRLGDAEAAAGARAKARELCETHGFGFLLAEVGQAATPAGTRSAAKPTLQPAGAALDLEIRCFGTFAAARQGEAIPSKQWQGHKTKLILAYLLLNRQGATRDGLAEVLYGDELVTRSAILMLLSRLRQALEPDLGKNAPSRYIQFRDGRYYFNFGAKYRLDTEDFEFELKEARQHEGAARAEHLERALSRYAGRYLADLPGEHWVTSTQEHFHLQAMKAFDELLALRLAERNFEAAATWSDRCLAVDSCAESAHRTKMRALFELGNRQDAIRHFQQMERILDKELGIAPGEDSRNLYEAILAGSL, from the coding sequence ATGGGAGCACTCCTGGTCAGACGAAAGCTGAGCCGCCCGCGGGTGTCGGCTCCCTTCTTCGTCCGGGAGGCCCTCCGAACTTCACTGTACGAAGGCGTAAAGCCTCACAAAAGACTCACGATCGTCAGCGCGGGCCCGGGCTACGGCAAGACCTCCACGGTCGCGGATTACGTTTCCCAGTCTCCGCTGCCGAGCGCCTGGCTCAACCTCGACGCATACGATCGCGACCTCGAACCGTTCTTTACCTACCTGGTCCGCGGCATAGAAGCCAACTGGCCGGGCTGCCGGTCCCAGGCCCTGCCCCTCCTGCAGGCGGCCGCCGACAAGGCGCAGGCCATCCCCGCGGCGGTCGGAGCGCTTTGCGAGGAACTCGCCGAGTGGGCCCCCGACGGCGCCATCCTGGTGCTGGACGACTTCCATGCGGTCGAGGAGGCGACGCAGATCGTGGAAGCGACGCAGGCCCTCGTCGAGTACCTCCCCGACAACACGCAGCTAGTCGTGATCTCCCGGGAGGTGCCCGCCCTGCGGCTAGGGCAGTTGCGGGCCAGGCGGCAACTGGTGGAGCTCGGAGTCGAGCAACTGCGCCTGGGCGTGCCCGAGATCCGGCGGTTGGTCGAGGCCCTGTCGGGTCGGACACCTGATACCGAGGAGCTGGAACGGCTCTATGCCTTGACCGATGGTTGGGCCGCATCGGTGATCATGGCCGCTACCCCCGCCGGCCCCTTCAACGCCGCCCAGGCAGACCCGGCCAAGCCCCCAGCCACTCCCACGCCTGGCGGCCCCACCAGATCCCCCCAGGCAGACCAAGCCGCGCCGCCAGGCGCCGGCGCCCTGGCGCCCCAGTCAGGTGAACGAGCCGGCCACCAACAAAAAACCTTCCTTATCTACGAGTACCTGGCCCAGGAGGTCTTCGATCAGCTTTCAGAAGACACCCGCCACTTCATGCTGTTCACCTCCCTCCTGCCAACCATCGATCTCGACCTGTGCGAGAAGGCCCTCGGCCTGGCCGACGCCGCGCGCCACATCGCGACCATCCGGCGCAAGAACCTCCTGCTCTCGCGCGAACGCGAGAACGCGATCGAGTTCCACTACCACCCGATCCTGCGCGCGTTCCTCCAGGATCGCCTGAGCCGCGATCTGCCGCCCGACCGCACCCGGGCTCTGCGGCAAGCCGCGGCCGCGGCCCTCGCCGAAAGCGCGCCCGCCGACGCCCTCGATCTCCACCTGGACGGCCAGCTTTGGGATGAGGCCGAAGCCCTGCTGCGGCGCTGCGCCCGGCCGGCCTTCGTGGACGCGGGCCGCCAGGACGCCCTCATGCACCTCCTGGAGCGCTTCCCGGCCGCGGTGCGCGCCGGATCGGCGTGGCTGCAGCTCCTCGAAGGCGAGATCCTGCGCCTGCGCGGCGAGTACGACCAGGCCCTCGACCGCCTCGAAGCGGCCGAAGGCCTGGCGCGGCAAGCTGGCGACGCCTCGGCCCGTGGCCAGGCCCTCGCCCTCCAGGCGGCCTGCCTGGGCTCGCGGGGCAATCCGCGCTTCACCGCCCGGGCGCGGGAGGCCCTCGCCGCGCTGCCGCCCGAGGACGCCGCCGGCCTGGCCCTGGCGCACAACGCTCTCGGTCTCGGGCTCCAGGCGGAGGATCCCGACGCGGCGCTCTCGCACCTGGAAGCCGCCCTGGAGCACTACCGGCGCACCGGCGACGTCGCCGGCCGCATCAAGGTGCTGCACAACCTCGGCCTGTTCCACACCCGCCGGGGCGACTTCGATCAGGCGCTGGCGATGTACGGCGAGTCGCTGCGCCAGGCCGCGGACGCCGGCCGCCACGCCTCGCCCGCCACGCATGCCAATCTGGCGAACGTGCAGATTTACCAGGGGCGGTTCGCCGAGGCGTGGGCCGCGGCCGGCCGGGGCCTCGACCTGGCCCAGCTCCTGGGCTTCCGGCGGGAAGAGGGCTGGTGCTACCTGACGCTGGCGATGGCGGCCAAGGGCGACGGCGACCTGGCCAAGGCCACCGGCTACGCGGAGGCGGCGCGCGGCGCTGCCATCGCCCTGGGCGATCGCGCGCTCGAAGCGCAGGCCGTGGCGGCCCTCGCCGAGGTGGCCCTGCAAGGCGGCGCCCCCGAGCGAGCGTGGGAGCTCGCCGGCCAGGCGATAGCCATCCGCGGCCTCCCGCCCGACGACCCGGCGCTGGCGGACTTCAAGATCCCCTCCGGGCGCATCCTTCTGGCCCTGGGCAAGCCTGCCGAGGCCGCGGCCATGCTGGTTGCCGCCCGCGATGCCCTCGCCGGCTCGCATACCGCCTACCGCCAGGCCCAGGTGCACCTCCTGCTGGCGCAGGTCCAGGATCGGCTCGGTGACGCGGAAGCGGCCGCGGGTGCGCGTGCCAAGGCCAGGGAACTCTGCGAGACGCACGGCTTCGGCTTCCTCCTCGCCGAGGTCGGCCAGGCGGCCACTCCCGCGGGCACGCGAAGCGCCGCAAAGCCGACCCTGCAGCCGGCGGGGGCCGCGCTCGACCTGGAGATCCGCTGCTTCGGCACCTTCGCGGCGGCGCGGCAAGGCGAAGCGATCCCATCCAAGCAGTGGCAAGGCCACAAGACCAAGCTCATCCTCGCCTACCTGCTGCTCAACAGGCAGGGCGCTACCCGCGACGGCCTGGCCGAAGTGCTGTACGGCGACGAACTCGTGACCCGGTCGGCGATCCTGATGCTGCTGTCGCGGCTCCGGCAGGCGCTGGAGCCCGACCTGGGCAAGAACGCCCCGAGCCGCTACATCCAGTTCCGGGACGGGCGCTACTACTTCAACTTCGGGGCCAAGTACCGGCTGGACACCGAGGATTTCGAGTTCGAACTCAAGGAGGCCCGCCAGCATGAGGGCGCGGCCCGCGCCGAGCACCTCGAGCGAGCCCTCTCACGCTACGCCGGCCGGTACCTGGCCGACCTGCCCGGCGAGCACTGGGTCACGAGTACCCAGGAGCATTTCCACCTGCAGGCGATGAAGGCATTCGACGAGTTGCTGGCGCTGCGCCTCGCGGAGCGAAACTTCGAGGCCGCGGCGACCTGGTCGGATCGCTGCCTGGCGGTGGATTCGTGTGCCGAGTCGGCCCACCGGACCAAGATGCGCGCCCTGTTCGAGCTAGGCAACCGCCAGGACGCCATCCGCCATTTCCAGCAGATGGAGCGCATTCTCGACAAGGAACTCGGCATCGCCCCGGGGGAGGATTCGAGAAATCTCTACGAGGCGATCCTCGCCGGCTCGCTGTGA
- the moaC gene encoding cyclic pyranopterin monophosphate synthase MoaC: protein MELTHFDEAGRARMVDVSGKEATRREAVAAGEVRMRPETLAMIRDGRHAKGDVLAVAQIAGVMGAKRTADLVPMCHPLGLDAVELAFRLDEANSCVHITASARTTGRTGVEMEALTAVSVAALAVYDMCKAVDRGMTIAEVRLLRKSGGKSGAWERPE, encoded by the coding sequence ATGGAACTGACGCACTTCGACGAGGCGGGCCGCGCCCGCATGGTGGACGTCTCGGGCAAGGAAGCCACGCGCCGGGAGGCGGTGGCCGCCGGCGAGGTCCGGATGCGCCCCGAGACGCTCGCCATGATCCGCGACGGCCGGCACGCCAAGGGCGACGTGCTCGCCGTGGCCCAGATCGCGGGGGTCATGGGCGCCAAGCGCACGGCCGATCTGGTGCCGATGTGCCATCCGCTGGGGCTGGACGCGGTGGAGCTGGCGTTTCGCCTGGATGAAGCGAACAGTTGCGTCCACATCACCGCGTCGGCCCGCACCACCGGGCGCACGGGCGTCGAGATGGAGGCCCTGACCGCGGTATCGGTCGCGGCCCTGGCCGTCTACGACATGTGCAAGGCGGTCGATCGGGGCATGACCATCGCCGAGGTGCGCCTGCTGCGCAAGAGCGGCGGGAAGAGCGGCGCGTGGGAACGCCCCGAGTGA
- a CDS encoding molybdopterin molybdotransferase MoeA → MAVETRTLILPAEAQRIVRADLGVLPAEPTRLHDLCGRVLAEPIGAAEDLPPFYNSAMDGYAVRSQDAGAVPVSLRVVGQVASGALWDRPLAAGEALRIMTGAPMPPGADAVVRVEDTGEAQGLVEIRAAATPGDNVRPAGEDYRRGDEALSPGTVLTPVRVGVLAALGRTSALAIRPARVAILATGNELIEPGEPLAPGKVRNSNAYGLYAQVLEAGAVPVPLGVCGDDFDRTLERVEAALEIADVLVTSGGVSMGRHDHVGRVLARLGEVFFTAVAQMPGKPLTFARVFGKPAFGLPGNPVSTLVNFELYVRPVLRLLMGHEQPDRPRQRLPLGEPITRKPAGKALYARVTLRDGKLWLTGPQGSGLWQSLAKADGLAIVPVEDGPPAAGTVLEFVPLA, encoded by the coding sequence ATGGCTGTCGAAACCCGAACGCTGATCCTGCCCGCCGAGGCGCAACGCATCGTGCGCGCCGACCTGGGCGTGCTGCCGGCCGAACCCACTCGCCTGCACGACCTGTGCGGGCGCGTCCTGGCCGAGCCGATCGGCGCCGCGGAAGACCTGCCGCCGTTCTACAACTCGGCCATGGACGGCTACGCGGTGCGCTCGCAGGATGCCGGCGCCGTGCCGGTATCGCTCCGCGTGGTCGGCCAGGTCGCCTCCGGGGCCCTCTGGGATCGGCCCCTGGCCGCCGGCGAGGCCCTCCGCATCATGACCGGCGCGCCCATGCCCCCCGGGGCCGACGCCGTGGTGCGCGTGGAGGACACCGGCGAGGCCCAGGGCCTGGTCGAGATCCGCGCCGCGGCGACGCCGGGCGACAACGTCCGGCCGGCGGGCGAGGATTACCGGCGCGGCGACGAGGCGCTGAGCCCGGGCACTGTCCTCACGCCGGTACGAGTAGGCGTCCTGGCCGCACTCGGCCGGACCTCGGCCCTGGCCATCCGGCCCGCCCGGGTCGCCATCCTGGCCACCGGCAACGAGCTGATCGAACCCGGCGAGCCGCTCGCGCCGGGCAAGGTCCGCAACTCCAACGCCTACGGCCTGTACGCGCAGGTCCTCGAAGCCGGCGCGGTGCCCGTGCCCCTGGGCGTCTGCGGCGACGATTTCGACCGCACGCTGGAGCGCGTCGAGGCGGCCCTCGAGATCGCCGACGTGCTGGTGACCAGCGGCGGCGTGTCGATGGGCCGCCACGACCACGTCGGCCGGGTCCTCGCCAGGCTGGGCGAGGTCTTCTTCACCGCCGTGGCGCAAATGCCCGGCAAGCCGCTGACCTTCGCCCGGGTGTTCGGCAAGCCCGCCTTCGGCCTGCCAGGCAATCCGGTCTCGACCCTCGTCAACTTCGAACTCTACGTCCGGCCGGTGCTGCGGCTGCTCATGGGCCACGAGCAGCCCGACCGGCCCCGCCAGCGCCTGCCGCTGGGCGAGCCCATCACCAGGAAGCCCGCGGGCAAAGCGCTATACGCCCGCGTGACGTTGCGCGACGGCAAGCTGTGGCTGACCGGCCCGCAGGGCTCGGGCCTCTGGCAATCGCTGGCCAAGGCCGACGGCCTCGCCATCGTGCCGGTCGAGGACGGCCCGCCGGCCGCCGGGACCGTACTCGAGTTCGTCCCGCTGGCTTGA